The following nucleotide sequence is from Oncorhynchus kisutch isolate 150728-3 linkage group LG29, Okis_V2, whole genome shotgun sequence.
cacccacaatctACACCCACTCACAATCTACAtataccagtggtgtaaagtacttaagtaaaaaatactttaaagtacttcttaagttgttttttttgtgtatCTGTACTTGACTTTACTATatatacttttacttcactacattcctaaaaaaacgatttactttttactccatacattcccctgacacccaaaagtgctcgttacatttggaatgcttagcaggacaggaaaatggtctaattcacacacttatcaagagaacatccctgctcatccctactgcctttgatctggcggactcactaaacacaaatgcttttatttgtgaaatgatgtctgagtgttggagtgtgccccagaCTATCCATAAATCAAacagaaaaaaagaaaatggtgccatctgtttGGCTTCATATAAGGaatatttaattatttatacttttactttgatacttaagtatattttagcaattatatttacttttgatacttttgaGTATAGGCTTCTGGACCACTCTCAGATGAAagcaggggagagggaaagagggagggagagggaaagagagagggagagggaaagagagagggagaaggaaagagagagggagaaggaaagagagagggagagggaaagagagagggagagggaaagagagagaagggaaagagagagaagggaaagagagagaagggaaagagagagaagggagagggaaagagagagggagaaggaaagagagagggagaaggaaagagagagaagggagagggaaagagagagaagggagagggaaagagagagggagagggaaagagagagggagagggaaagagagagggagaaggaaagagagagggagagggaaagagagagggagaaggaaagagagagaagggaggggaaacataagagggagaaggaaagagagagaagggagagggaaagagagagggagagggaaagagagagggagaaggaaagagagagggagagggaaagagagagggagagggaaagagagagggagaaggaaagagagagggagaaggaaagagagagaagggagagggaaagagagagggagaaggaaagagagagggagaaggaaagagagagaagggagagggaaagagagagggagaaggaaagagagagggagaaggaaagggtgagaagggagagggaaagagagagaagggagagggaaagagagagaagggagagggaaagagagagggagaaggaaagagagagaagggaggggaaacataagagggagaaggaaagagagagaagggagagggaaagagagggagagggaaagagagagggagaaggaaagagagagggagaaggaaagagagagaagggaggggaaaaTAAAGAGGGATTGATATTCTCAACCTATCTGGAAGCAATCATGATGAGAGTAACACGCACAAGCTTTCACTACCAAAGAACACGGAGTCCTTGCCCATTTCCAACAAACACAtactctctcacacgcacacgaGCAGTCAGAAATCAGTGACAGATATGACAACTTTTCTagcatgagaaaaaaaaatctacatgTCACGAGCAACACATTTTTTTCTAGACTGTGCACACTTGAAACATGGCCAAATTCTTTACAATTCCTACACTGCAGTGGTTTGGGGATGCACGCTTTACGGCGTATTTTACACAACCAGGCTTCACATGCGTAGGTATTTGCTCTTTATCAAAAAACAACCAGACCGAAACTTTCTTTTTTTCCTCCCTTCGCCCTGCGGGTCCGACGCCGGGCACCAACCACACCAGGAATTTTCTTCATGTATTCAGCCTGGACGTCGTTAACGCCGAGATGACTCCTTTGACgggagtgtcacaccctgaccatagtttgctttgtatgtttctatgttttgtttggtcagggtgtgatctgagtgggcattctatgttggatgtccagtttgtctgtttctgtgtttggcctgacatggttctcaatcagaggcaggtgttagtcgttgtctctgattgggagccgtatttaggtagcctgttttgtcattgtgggtgattgtatgttagttgcttgtgtcagcacagttatCATTATAGCTTCatggttgtttattgttttgtaaagtttgtattcagtgttcagtgatttctttaattaaaaaatcatcatgaacacataccacgctgcattttggtccgctccttaCCACGATCGTGACAGGGAGCTCAACTTCGAAGTTCAAAACACAACATCTCTGTTGTCCGGATTATTTTGAGGCCCATTGTTATCTTTACTCTACTCTTCAGAAATACAATTAATCAAAATAAGACGAGTTCTGGTCACTCTCCCACTTTTAAAAGCGCATACCTCTCACTTCTTCACACCTCAAGCGGGTATAATACATACAATATGCATCCTTACTCAGCAAATACATGCCAACAAGAAGCGATTCCTTATCATTTACACACGTATCCTCCACTAcaattttagacaatttccttTTTGTTCCAGTTTTCGATGTTACCGTTGTCCATTCAGAACATCGTCTTCAACAACTTTGCTCCACGCGTTGCTTAATTTGAACTCAGCCTCCACTTCCGCCATCTTCACATCACCATAAAATCAGAATAAGACTCCTGTCCTGTATACTTGAATTTAATTATTTGGGTGAAAATGGTGGCAAATATTTAGACATTGATTTATATTAGTTGTCATagaatactttaaagtattataAGATATTGTGATTTATTTGTGTATATTTAAAACATTTCTCAAGCCTAAATGGtcaaaaatcaaatgttatttggcacatgcgtcgaatacaacaggtgtagaccttacagtgaaatgcttacttacaagcccttaacccacACTGCAGCTTTAAGAAGAAATATACATATTGATATGCAcaactggtcaaaagttttagaacaagagtttttctttattttgagctatttttacattgtagaattatagtgaagacaaaccccttggcaattttttggggccttcagctgccatcgcctggtatagaggtcctggatggcaggaagcttggcaccgatgatgtactgggcagtatgcactaaatcaaattttattggtcacatacacatagttagcagatgttaatgcgagcgtggcgaaatgcttgtgcttctagtgaCAATGGGGGCgtggctcggtcctcctttttctgcAGTCCACAAACATCacatttgtcttgctcacatagagggagaggttgttatcctggcaccacactgccaggtctctgacctccctataggctgtctcattgttgtcagtgatcaggcctaccactgttgtgttgtctgcaaacttaatgttgttggagtcgtgcttggccatgcagtcatgggtaaacagtAAACCATATTTTTTTGAGTGGGTACCCCTATCATTTATTGCACCACACAGAATGTCCTGTATGTTTTGTAACAGTAAAAGGTGCTCCATTCTACTTTCTATAGTTTACACCCACAGGAGCGTCACTGCTCATTTTGCGGGCATTAAAGAGTTTCCCATCAGCTTAAATGTAGTACGTTTTTTTTAGACTGGACATAAATATTACAGCAGACATAATTGCCTGTGTGTTATGTCGCAATGAAAGCGGGGTCCATTCTACTCGGGAGCAAGTCTCGTGTACAAATTCATAGAGTTTACACCCAGTGGAGCATCAATGCTCATTTTATGAACAGTGCAATATGCCTGTCCAATATGAAAAAACTATTGCATTTAAGATGATGGGCCACTCTTTAAGGCCTTCAAAAAGAGCAGTAAACTCTGTGAATTTGGAAACTAAATGTGCTCCTGAGTAAAAATGGACCCCCTTTCACTGTGTGACACAATGTGGAGGAAATCGTGCATGTCCAATATGAACAACATATGAACACTGTGTAATACAAATGGGCTAAATAACAAAaggatttaaatgtattttctaaAGTTGATTATTATAGTTATAATATTAatattgttattactattattaatagtagcataaataatgttttgttattTGTATTACTGTTGCTACCATAATAACTATCTAGTAATCATTACCTTTAATATTATTTGTGCAATTAAGGCTATTAATgattatttttttgtaatattgtTAAAAAGTTCTCTAACATTTCCTAATAAAATTGAAGGAATTTCAACAATTTAGTATTATTTTTACCGTCTTCATTgcaatacttttattttgaagtcaCGGGCTCTTGCTATGTCTTACCAGTGAATATCGAAGAGGAGAAGCGAGAGCTTTTTTCTACGCCCAAAATCCGTCCACGAAAATAAGCCGCCGGAGTGAGGAATTTTAGTATGGAAGGCAGTgagagagtgtcgaatttggtcaacaacatTTTTTATTCCCAATTTGCTACGTGAGGCTTGTTTTATTCGAATAGAAGTTTCGGAATGGTTAGGTTGTTATGAATGCACTGATGTAAGTGGACGCACTTGGCATTTCTTGTAACTTTGAAACAAGTTGTGGCtgtcatagagatagatagaggactcatcgtGGATATAACACGTTTTAGCGTGGACGTTgtcattgagggcttccaccctTTTAAAGTAGTCATCTGGGCTTCCTATGAGTTGGGAGCAATCAGCCAACGAATTAGAAAATTGACTGCTTTAAAATGGAAATTGCCTCAATGGCACgtcccatgctgtcacagacgctTTAATGGCACAGATAGATCTGGCTTTTCAGAGGTTTATCACCTGGCCAATGCAACGATGATTCCTGTGTTAGCTCGGAACTATGCTATGCCTAGGAACCATCAACTTAGCTTCTGTTTCCAACGACCACTATTTTCAGACGGACCTGTACCACCGGATGAAACAAGTTTTCACTTGACAAGGAAACTAACTCCAAAAATAAATTCTGTCTACAAATCAAAGTGCCATAGTGTGGAGCTAACTTAATTGGTAAAAGTACCAATATTTGTAAGATAATAATGCCTAACCAGTCAGTTTAATTAACTAGCTGTCGTTAACTTCCTGCAAACATGGCGACTGTAACTCGAGCAGCACCGCTCCGGATCCTGTGCATACACGGTTACCGACAGAACAGCGGCTCGTTTCGCGAGAAGACTGGGGCCCTACGGAAGCTCCTGAAGAAGTATGTGGAGCTGGTTTACATGAGTGCGCCTCACCGGGTACAGCAAACAGGCGACGGTGGGTCACATTCTGATCCCCAATGTCAACATGACATAACAGTTAACAGTTGGGTGgggtatttacagatgggctgtgtacaggtgcagtgatcggtaagctgctctgacagctgatgcttaaagttagtgaggaagatatgtctccagcttcagtgattcagTAATGGTTAAGacctggggagtttttcaggataaagaaacagaatggagctaagcacaggcaaaatcctagagaaaaacctggttcagtctgcttttcaccagacactgggagatgaattcacctttcagcaggacaataacctaaaacacaaggccaaatctacactggagttgcttaccaagaagacagtgaatgttcctgagcggCCGAATTAGTTTTGACTtgaatctacttgaaaatctttGGCGAgttctgaaaatggttgtcttacaatgatcaataaccaatttgacagaactttagctagctaactatatagccaCTGAAACAGATTATGTTGTGTTATTTGACCCTAACCACGTTCCATAGAAATCCaggttgagaatgaaatgactgaacaaatgaacaacgaaacagcactgcaagaaataggttttgattatgttttactggtagtggggacatacgtaaatgccaacaaaataactttttggtgtgtgtgtaacctttatttaactaggcaagtcggttaagagcaaattcttatttacaatggcggcccagtgtcgacactgggccaattgtgcgctgccctatgggactcccaatcatcgaaccagggactgtagtggcagggaaaatattggatatctgTGCATTACTAGTTACTATTGTGGCTTAaatacaatgttgatccatcctcagttttctcctaccatagtcattacactctgtaactgttttacagtcaccattggcctcatggtgaaatccctgagcggtttccttcctctctggcatctgagttaggaaggacgcctgtatcgttgtagtgactgggtgtattgatacaccaaacAAAGTGTAATattctacactgctgctattctcttatctatgcgtagtcactttaatagctctacctacatgtacatattacctcagtacattgttatttactgctgctctttaactatttgttattcttatctcttacttttttggggggtattttcttaactgcattgctggttaagggcttgtaagtaagcatttcaatgtaaggttgtattcggcgcatgtgacaaataacaattCATTtgaatgaataacttcaccattatCAATGGGATTTtcaatatctttttttttttttttttacccatctaccaataggtgcccttctttgcatggtctttgtggttgaatctgagtttgaaatgtactgctcgactgagggaccttacagataatgtttacatttgagtcatttagcgacttgcagtagtgagtgcatacctTTTTGTAcaggtcccctgtgggaattgaacccacaaccctggcgttgcaatcGCCAACTGAGTCGCATGTGataagagatgaggtagtcattcaatcATGTTCAACACTATTATTGTCCAACATATgtgacatttttactcctgaactttatTGACTCAATATGTTtcagttttaaaatgttttattatttgtaaacatttaaaaaaatatatgtttccactttaacattatggggtattgtgtaggccagtgcactttaacattatggggtattgtgtaggccagtgcactttaacattatggggtattgtgtaggccagtgcactttaacattatggggtattgtgtaggccagtgcactttaacattatggtgtattgtgtaggccagtgcactttaacattatggggtattgtgtaggccagtgcactttaacattatggggtattgtgtcggccactgcactttaacattatggggtattgtgtcggcCAGTGACAATAAAATAAAActtgaatcaattttaaattcaggctgctaTACAAAAACATttagtcaaggggtgtgaatactttctgaaagcacagtgagtatactaaacattaggaacaccttcctaatattgagttgcaccccccccccccccccccccccccatttgccctcagaacagccttaattaaTCAGGGGGACGGACTCTGCAAGGAGTGgaaagcgttctacagggatgctggcccatgttgactccaatgcttcccacagttgtgtcaagttgccttgatgtcctttgggtggtggaccattcttgatacacatgggaaactgttaagcgtgaaaaacccagcatctattgtcttgcccattcaccctttgaacagcacacacacactgtctcaattcttctttaacccgtctccccccccttcatctaaactgatttAAAACTGAACTAAATGCAATATGAACTTAGTTTAATACTCTCTTTCTCGcccttctacctctctcttttctctctgactCCAGCAGCCCAAGGGAAGGAGAATGAAGTGGGCCCTGGAGGTGACGAGGCCCCCAGGGGATGGTGGTTCTCTGACACCCAGGCTCGGAGCTTCGATGCCGGGCAGCAGTGTCAGGCGAGCCTGGGGCTTGAGGAGAGTGTGGAGGCTGTGAGGACAGCAGTGAAGGACCTGGGCCCGTTTGACGGTGTGCTGGGGTTCAGCCAGGGCGCTGCTCTAGTTGCCATGCTCTGTTCTATACAGGAGCAGAATCTAGAACCACAATTCCAGTTCCGCTTCGCTATCCTGGTGGCCGGGTTCCGGAGTGCTTGTTTGGAACATCAGGGGTTCTATGGCAGCCCTGCTCCACTCGCCATCCCGTCCCTGCACGTCTTCGGACAGGAAGACCAGGTCATTTCTGATAGGATGAGCCGGGAGCTCCTTCCCCTGTTCCAGGAGCCTCAGGTGCTGACTCATCCTGGTGGCCATTTTGTTCCAGCGGCCTCGGCACACAGACAGACTTATCAGGAGTTTCTCAAGAGGTTTCAGTAGGGGAAGGAGAAGCATGGAAACTATTCCATCCTAGAAGTTTCAGAGGAGGTAAATGTCTGAAAATGAAGAAAATAACTTCATGTGGATGTTGCTCATCCAAAGACGGCAAGTAACGAGAATGTTGATTTAAGTTAACACAGTTATCGTGTGTCCAGAAATTGTAAAAATATTTTATTGGAAAGTGTCTTTAATTTTCATACAATGTTAGTAGGCTACCACAGTAACAAAATGACTCCATAAATTCTATTGTCATTCTCAGGGGGGGGTATAACATTCTTGTTGAAAAATAAATTCCAATAAACATTGACATTTATTTTGCCTGATTGTGTTGCATTCTATGACAAGATTCTTGATAATTGTATCCGCTCACCAACACCAACCCTGCTGTCACTTACCAAAATGTAAATCTAAGTGTTATGGAATGCATGGCATGAAGACCTGTGGTTAATTTCAAACTAAAGTGTACTATACCTGTTGcattgtgacaaataacatttgattcacCCAACGTCTCACAGTAAAGACTAGTAGCCAGTTGATGTGATAACTGTCATGTGGGTTGACAGAAATACCTTCCTTAAAACCTTCTCAagtaaatgttaactgcaaagttgTCTTACCAGGCAGATGTATATAATAAGTATATCATCTGTTTCTATTATTTGTTATTTGCAAACTTTGCTAtgaaatgagcagcagcagtacagaACCATCACTAGACCTGCACATTAGATGGAAAATTCCTCACTTGCTAGATGCACAATTAAAGGGGAATTAGTCCAAAATCTAAAAGTGTTACTTTTCTTCCTTGGTCttctgatgtgatttaagcattgacaTTGACTCAGGACATCCAATTGTGCTGTTTCTCTACAAACAATTGGAATTTGAGAGtgaaaacccccccaaaaatctaaaaACAGAAAAACGAAAATTTGGGGAAAATATACAACATAATTTGGGGaagaaatcacattttattgagCCCCCACTTAGTTGTTTATTAACCATTCTTTTAGCAGGTATAATGTCAGAAAACAGTGCACCACTGTCTTGTACACTTTAAGGACCCAGGGAAGCAGAGAAGAATGTGCCTATTTGAAGACGAACAGAGTTCACGGAAGAACCGTATGTAGAAGGACAGTTGCAATTGTGGTCGGGATCATGATCCTGAGTTCATGGAGTGCCCTTGTAAGGGTGATATTGAAGTGGCAAAAGTTAAAGCGGTCAATCGAATCTCCTATGCCGAGGCAATTAAAATAATTGAGAAAACAAGTGATGCTAGTTAAGATATGGTGGTGGATACACCACAGCATGTAGTAAATGTTTGCCGCCAGACCAAAAAGTTGGACTTTGTTACGTTCATTGCCACAGTTATAAACTGTACAGCACAAGAGGTACAAGGGGTAAGTCGAAGAAACTGGACATTATTGTGGCTGTGGAAGAAACGTTTTTGAAAATGAAGACCTACAAGGGAATCCTGGCGTCGGAAAACCCGCACTCCCAGGTTCACCTGGAGCCTGTGTATGGATCAGAtctgttttatttgtttttaacATACATTATTTTTTTGGTAGGtacgtttttttggggggggtgaatcATGTTCCTATCCCGCATAGTAGATAGCGGGATGTGTGATCGTCAATATACCATAGAAAAAAAAGTCTTATTCTGAAGGATTCCAAAAATCCGTGAACCGGAAGTACTTAGTTATTCTTGCATGCGTCACGGCAGTATGAGATAACACTCCTATCGTTTGTTTGCGGATGGCCATAACATTATAGAAGAAgagtcacaataacaacacagcTCACTTGCCTTCACAGCAAAGAAGTTCACTTTGTTGTATTACTCAATACGTTGCAAGTGTAAGCTACATGTGTTACAAACAATACGTCAAGAAACAATAACGAAGCAGCAAGTAAGTGCTTGTTTGAGTTAGCAGCGAAACTCACGCGAAAGTTTGCCAGTACGGTTGTTCTTTTTCCCGAAGGAAGACTTGCGATTTGAGGGGGAAAATGGCCACCACATCTTCTCTTCCAGAGGAGGACCTCACCTGTCCCGTATGCCGAGACATCTTCAGAGACCCAGTCATCCTGTTGTGTAGCCACAGCTTCTGTAAAGACTGTATACATGgctactggagggagagagaagtgaaggAATGTCCAGTTTGTAGGAAAAGATCAAAACTCAGTGATGCACCCCTCAACCGGGCTTTGAAGAACCTCTGTGAGGCCTACTCAAAGGAGAAAGCATCTGCAGGTGTCCTCTGCAGTCTGCATGGGGAGAAATACAAACTTTTCTGTCGTGACCACGGACAACCTGCTTGCCTGGTGTGTCAGACTTCTGAGTTACACACAAACCACAAGTTCTGCCCCATGGACGAAGCTGCCAAAGAATATAAGGTGAGTGAGAAATAAAAACTGTGTGGCAATAGAATAAATGCCTGTTACATTTAGCTTTTTCCTACATCAAGCAACAATTACTGAACACCACTGCTTAGTGTAGGTGCTGATGCCCTTTAGAGAAAATGTTTTCTCAGTAACCTGATATATTTAAAATGTTACTGTTTCTTTCCAGGAGTCTGTGCTGAAGCTACTACAGAACAAACTGGAGGTCCTTGAGGCAGACAGTCGAAATTGTGTTCAAACGGTAGATACTATCACGGTAAGAGCTGGGAGGCAGATACTATCACGGTAAGAGCTGGGAGGCAGATACTATCACGGTAAGAGCTGGGAGGCAGATACTATCACGGTAAGAGCTGGGAGGCAGATACTATCACGGTAAGAGCTGAGAGGCAGATACTATCACGGTAAGAGCTGAGAGGCAGATACTATCACGGTAAGAGCTGAGAGGCAGATACTATCACGGTAAGAGCTGGGAGGCAGATACTATCACGGTAAGAGCTGGGAGGCAGATACTATCACGGTAAGAGCTGGGAGGCAGATACTATCACGGTAAGAGCTGGGAGGCCGATACTATCACGGTAAGAGCTGGGAGGCAGATACTATCACGGTAAGAGctgggaggcagggtagcctagtggttagagcgttggactagtgaccgaaaggttggaagttcaaatccccgagttgacaaggtacaaatctgttgttctgcccctgaacaggcagttctgttcctaggccctcatttaaaataataatttgttcttaactgacttgcctagttaaataaaggtcaaatcaaAAAATAACTGAGTGGCTTTTATGTTTCTGTGTAGAGTTTCACTCAGCCAGCAGATCTGACTCGCTTGCTTACAGCTGCGCAACGGTCAGACAGGCTTCCTGTGTAGATTAAGACACCGCAGAgccaggcctcccgagtggcatagCGGTCTAAGGCTACAGACCCGGggtcgatcccaggctgtgtcacaaccggccgtgatcgagagtcccatagggcggcacacaattggcccagcgtcgtccaggttaggggagagtttggctgTGGGgcttttacttggctcatcgtgctctaggcACCCCTTGTGGCAGGCctgcgcctgcaggctgacttcagttgtcagttgaacagtgtttcctccgatacaTTGATGCTGCTGCCATCCGAGTTAAGTGGGTGTGTGTTGAGGCGCAGTTTGGTGGGTCATTTTTCAgaggacacatgactcgaccttcgcctcgcCCGTTggagagttgcagtgatgagacaagatcaaaattgAGGAGATAAAGTGGGTAAAATACAAATGTGTATCTATCTATAAATATCTCACATAAacccacacacagtaccagtcaaaagtttgggcacctaCTCAGTCCAGttttttttattataataatgaagacatcaacactatgaaatagcacacatggaatcatgtagtaaccaaaaaactgttaaacaaatcaaaatatatttgagattcttcaaagtagccaccctttgccttgatgacagctttgcacactcttggcattccttGGACTGCATCAGAAAAACAACCCACTCCTTCAGTCACAGTTCAAATCACACCCCTCTCACAGGGAATCTCACTAAACTCACATACAcgtgagaaaggagagagactcTGTCAAAAAACAATAGAATGGATGGAGTGGGCTTCCTCTTTCCATGCGGGTCATTCGGTATGCACCAAACAGTTGATCCAATTCGTCACGTATATCCTTTGCATTCGATTCTAGCGTCACCCCAGAGATGACACCCTTGATAGGTTCCCTGCATTGAGGATCCTCACACAGCACATTTCCAACCTATATCTTCTAGAGGTGCAGAGCACTCCTTCTGTTCCATAGATGCACAGAAAACCAAAATAAGCCAATTTCCCGTTACTCTCACCGATGTCGCCTTTTCCAACGCATCCATGATTTTTATAGACTTCAAACTGATCTCCCGGGTAACACCAATCCTTATTTCCTTTCGTATTCACCACTGTAATATAATTATTCTCATTCATCTCCATTCGACACGCCATCTGATTCAAACAGAACATCCATTTGCGCCATTTCCCCTTTCAACATCACATTTCCAGCACATCGCCTTGAACAACAAAGTAGCTGATAGTCTGACACTGCCTTTCCAAAATGGCTGCTGTGGCTTCTGCTACCTGGCAGGAGGACTAAAGGGGCAGTTTTACAGAAAACTAGGAAGTTGTTCAATCTTGGTGTAACAGATGGGATATTCGGAGTACAAGGCCTTTTTTCATCCTTGGGTTGAGGTATGTTTTCTGGGCCATATCTCCCACGCTCTGCTGTTGACCTAACCAGGAAGCCTGTCTGACCATAGTGCATCTGTAAGCAAGCGGGCCGTATCTGCTGGCTAAGTTTCCCTTCGTTCACTGGATTTGTGGCTGAACCGTATGACCTTGAAGAATAACAATAGTAGGGTTACAAAATGCCCTGGTTTGAGGATTACTGGATTTCCACCTTATTCCCTCTCAATTCCAGgcatcttccaac
It contains:
- the ovca2 gene encoding esterase OVCA2 isoform X1, with product MATVTRAAPLRILCIHGYRQNSGSFREKTGALRKLLKKYVELVYMSAPHRVQQTGDAAQGKENEVGPGGDEAPRGWWFSDTQARSFDAGQQCQASLGLEESVEAVRTAVKDLGPFDGVLGFSQGAALVAMLCSIQEQNLEPQFQFRFAILVAGFRSACLEHQGFYGSPAPLAIPSLHVFGQEDQVISDRMSRELLPLFQEPQVLTHPGGHFVPAASAHRQTYQEFLKRFQ
- the ovca2 gene encoding esterase OVCA2 isoform X2 yields the protein MATVTRAAPLRILCIHGYRQNSGSFREKTGALRKLLKKYVELVYMSAPHRVQQTGDAQGKENEVGPGGDEAPRGWWFSDTQARSFDAGQQCQASLGLEESVEAVRTAVKDLGPFDGVLGFSQGAALVAMLCSIQEQNLEPQFQFRFAILVAGFRSACLEHQGFYGSPAPLAIPSLHVFGQEDQVISDRMSRELLPLFQEPQVLTHPGGHFVPAASAHRQTYQEFLKRFQ